The following proteins are co-located in the Hemicordylus capensis ecotype Gifberg chromosome 11, rHemCap1.1.pri, whole genome shotgun sequence genome:
- the LOC128335315 gene encoding protein shisa-8-like: MGIIRWSALLLLLGVCSAKKAGEVCRGWVYGTESTENDFWCPKTRDGKGAQFCCGTCELPYCCSSEKERLDQRQCLSDGRPRARKQPRGKPEGTGAVAEEMTTTDIVVLVLGLVSCFVCLYFCQICPRLIDVWHSGRAVRAARRRLAQSEDLFEDFHSPFRRPATDAPHSYGACVSQASAGAEVHQGTPPLPSDPPSGRESGVDRTSSGAQDPRGPSLLRSASAPVVQHTDPAAPKQTNLPPGALRVRTVSSPPAGQPSFDPFL; the protein is encoded by the exons ATGGGGATCATTCGGTGGTCTGCGCTGTTACTGCTCCTCGGCGTTTGCTCCGCGAAGAAAGCGGGCGAAGTGTGTCGTGGCTGGGTGTACGGGACCGAGTCGACGGAAAATGATTTCTGGTGTCCGAAAACGCGGGACGGAAAGGGCGCCCAGTTCTGCTGCGGGACCTGCGAACTGCCCTATTGCTGCTCGTCGGAAAAGGAGCGCCTCGACCAGCGCCAGTGTCTCTCTGACGGCCGGCCACGAGCGAGAAAGCAGCCTCGGGGGAAACCCGAAG GGACCGGGGCAGTTGCCGAGGAAATGACCACCACCGACATCGTGGTTTTGGTCCTCGGTCTTGTTTCTTGCTTTGTCTGCTTGTACTTCTGCCAAATTTGCCCCAGGCTCATTGATGTGTGGCACTCAGGCAGAGCAGTCAGAGCAGCACGGCGGCGTCTGGCCCAGTCCGAGGACCTGTTTGAGGACTTCCACTCCCCCTTTAGGCGCCCTGCCACTGATGCTCCCCATAGCTATGGTGCGTGTGTGAGCCAGGCATCTGCAGGAGCTGAGGTCCATCAGGGCACCCCTCCTTTGCCTTCTGACCCTCCTTCCGGCCGTGAATCCGGTGTGGACCGAACATCCTCAGGTGCTCAGGACCCTCGGGGTCCCTCTCTTCTCCGTTCTGCCAGTGCACCTGTTGTCCAGCATACAGATCCTGCAGCCCCTAAGCAAACCAACTTGCCTCCAGGAGCTCTTCGGGTTAGAACTGTTTCATCTCCTCCAGCTGGCCAGCCCAGCTTTGATCCTTTCCTTTAG